The Mus caroli chromosome 9, CAROLI_EIJ_v1.1, whole genome shotgun sequence DNA window NNNNNNNNNNNNNNNNNNNNNNNNNNNNNNNNNNNNNNNNNNNNNNNTCctactcctcttcctcatcctcctctctttcttcttcttctttttcttcttcatttatttattatatgtaagtacactgtagctgtcttcagacacatcagaagagggcatcagatcccattacagatggttgtgagccaccatgtggttgctgggaattgaactcaggacctgtggaagaacagctagtgctcttaacctctgagccatctctccagcccagtattatgatgatgatgatgatgactttaatgcttttatttgtctcgtgtgtgtctgtgtggtgtgcacaTATACCACAGCTCACATGTAGAGATGTCAGAAGACAATCTGTGGGAAtcaagtgggttctggggattgagtGCACACTGCGAGAGGCCACCACCGAGCTCCTGGGCACTtttgcattcttcttcttttgggCATCATGGCTGCCATCAGGGACTGTAGCCACCATTTGGCAGATGGGACAAAGTGACGAGTACAGATGCTCACAGCTGCTGAACCCATGTTCAGGATCCTTCCTTGTCCCCTTGTCTGCGCTGCCCTTTCATGCCGGCTGCTTAGCAACCTCCCCTACCCGCACCCCAGtgactcctttcctctctttgtgGCAGGGAGTGTAGAGACTGGGCGGAAGCTGCATGTGATCCCTCGAGCCAAGAAGGGTGCTCAGGGCCAGCCCGCAGGCCACAGCAGCCACGTCCTCTGCATGGCCATCTCCTCTGATGGCAAGTACCTCGTAAGACTGGGTTGGCCTGTGGGCGGGTGGGAGAtttgggtgtgtggtgtgtgccggTGGCCATTACTTTCGTTCCCACAGGCCTCTGGCGACCGCAGCAAGCTCATTCTAATTTGGGAGGCCCAGAGCTGCCAGCACCTGTACACCTTCACGGGACACCGGGACGCTGTGTCGGTGAGGCTCTGGGTATTGACCACCTGCCTAGCTGGGTGTGCCCACCTGGGGCCAGGCGCCAGGCCCCAGGCTCATCTACATAGGCCTGTGGGtagtgagtggtgtgtgtgtaaaggcCGCGAGTGTGttgaagagatggggagggatggagggagaccaGGTTCAGCTGGAACCACAGAGGGCCTGGGGGGTATGTAGCTGTTTGAGGACAGGCAAGCATGTTCCTGGCTCTGGGGGAACAGGTTCCTGGCTTATGACTTTCAGGAGAGCCCCTCTGGGTCTGCCCTCCGTAGTCCATACCCTATGACCCCTCTCTGTTCTCTCCAGGGACTAGCCTTCCGAAAAGGTACCCACCAGCTCTACAGCACTTCCCATGACCGCTCCGTGAAGGTGTGGAATGCAGCTGAGAACTCCTATGTGGAGACGCTGTGAGTGTGCCCAGGCAGATAGCACAGGCACAGGCCCGAGTGTCGGCGAGAGGTCACATGTGACCCTCCCTCCTTGCTTTGCTCTTCCCCTCCAGGTTCGGGCACCAGGATGCTGTGGCTGCATTGGACGCCCTGAGCCGAGAGTGCTGTGTGACAGCCGGGGGCCGGGATGGGACCGTGCGTGTGTGGAAGATCCCCGAGGAGTCCCAGCTTGTCTTCTATGGCCACCAGTAAGGCGGTTTGCTGGGCTGTGGTGGGGCTCTGTGGGCTGGCGAGGGGGCTGGACGTTGTCCCCTCACAGCTTCTCTTTCTAGGGGTTCCATTGACTGTATCCATCTCATCAACGAGGAGCACATGGTGTCGGGCGCGGATGATGGGTAAGAGTCCCTTTCTGATGTGTCTGACTGCCGCCGCCGCCAGTGCTTCCTGCCTGCCAGGCCCTGGACTTAGCTCATTTCGGATCCCTCAGCTGGTCTATGTGATTGGTCCTCCCGGCTGTATGCCTCTGTCTGGCTCTGGCCCCTCAGACTATCTTTCTCACCCACAGCTCTGTGGCCTTGTGGGGCCTCTCCAAGAAACGGCCACTCGCCCTCCAGCGCGAAGCTCATGGGCTTCACGGGGAGCCAGGCCTGGAGCAACCTTTCTGGGTGTCATCCGTAGCCGCCCTGCTCAATACAGACCTGGTGGCCACAGGTGGGCGGGAGCTCGGTGAGGCGGGGAGGGGGACTGTGGGTGAGCTGGAATGGGGCTTGCTTACTGACTCTCTGTCCTCCAAGGCTCCCATAATGCCCGGGTGCGACTTTGGCAGTGTGGAGAGGGCTTCCGGCAGCTTGACCCTCTCTGTGACATCCCCCTGGTAAGTGGTCCTAAATGCATAAGCCTGTCTTTGCAAGACTCTGGAGGCCCGTGCAATGAGCAATTTCTGCTTTTCTCACCCAGAGACGTCTCTTCAGGGCAAGGCCACTTACTGTCACAGAGCCTGTCCCACTTTCCTCCTCTGTTCCCCAACCCCTACTCCCTCCACCCTGTCCTGGCTTTGTGTACAAGCTGAGTGTGAGTGGGTAGAGGGTGGAGGCCTGAACTGGGCTTGGTTCTCTGTAGTGGGTATTGGCTTGAGAACCAGGCTGGGCTGTGTGGAGTTGACTGTCCACCTGTGGGGTTGTTATTGATATGTCACACACCCCAGTGCCCGAGGCAGCTCATGGCACACTTGATGGGCACTGTCTCCTCAGTCCTTACCATCTCCCTGCTTGGCTGCGGCTCCACtcctacagtttcagagaggaGGCTGGGGCTCATGGGAAAGGGTTGGCGCACCTAACCAGTGCACCAGGCCCCTGCCTGCTGTTGGGAGCCGTGGTGACGAATGTTCTGATGTCCCTCTCTCTCAGGTTGGTTTTATCAACAGCCTCAagttctccagtgctggggactTCTTGGTGGCTGGCGTGGGACAGGAGCACAGGTatgtgatgggggtggggccGAGGGCGAGGTAGCACTGGCCGGGTGGGAGTAGGAGAGGGGTGGCGTGCGTCTGCCTCAGTGGTCATCCATTCTCTGCAGGCTTGGCCGGTGGTGGAGGATCAAAGAGGCCCGGAACTCAGTCTGCATCATCCCACTCCGCAGGCTCCCTGTGTCCCCTGTTGCCGGCTCCTGACACTCTCCCTTATTTAAGTGATTTCCAGGCCCTTGCCCTCTTTTGTATTAAAGCCTCCTATTTTAGACCTTGTTCTCCCTTGTTCCTCTGGCTTCTTCTTCTgggagggtgaggggagggggtaGGTGTGTGGCAAGGACCAGGAGGtggcagagacctgggagggacaGGACTCTAGCTAGCTGCTCTCAGCTGAAGGCTTTTGTTTTCAGAGAACTGGGTGGGAACCTcagctggttcttttttttttttttNNNNNNNNNNNNNNNtcactttgtagaccaggctggcctcgaactcagaaatccgcctgcctctgcctcccgagtgctgggattaaaggcgtgcgccaccacgcccagctctcagCTGGTTCTTGCATGACCTCATTAGACAGCTGCTCACCCATCAGCCAAGAAACTACGGCTCTCCATTCCTTGTGAAGGCTCAAGCCAGGACCAATGGAAGCTAGTGGAGCCTACAGTTCAGGCTGACCCCACGTCCCTACTGTCCCAGCCCAGGAAGCTGGAAGGGATACCCTGCCCCGCAGGTGGGACAAGGACCCTGCTGGGAAGAAATACTGCCTGTTTTTACAGATTGGGGATTCTCTCCTGTCGTGGGGTGCAGCAGTGGATGAGGGGGGAGTctgagagaggggaggtggaagaGTAGGGCAGATGGGCAGGTCTTGATCCGAACAAGTGATGGAGAACATCCCCCCTCACCCCTGGGAAAGCCTGTGTAAGGTCAAGAGGTACCAGTGTGGTGGGTCAGATGTTGGGAGAAGGGAGTGAGGTGCAGGGCCCTTGAACCCCTGGAAAGGCCCCGGGTTTCTACTCCAGGGCGGTAGGAAGCCATTTGAGGATTGGGAGCTAAGTGACCGACATTGCAAAGATAAAGAA harbors:
- the Rrp9 gene encoding U3 small nucleolar RNA-interacting protein 2 isoform X1; amino-acid sequence: MSTAVATRKRAKPAPGPGAAPVAGKRRRKVDSAADRGKPKGGGRMNEEISSDSESESLAPRKTEEEEEEELEETAQEKKLRLAKLYLEQLRQQEEEKAEARAFEEDQVAGRLKEDVLEQRGRLQKSVAKEIQAPAPTDIRVLRGHQLSITCLVITPDDLAIFSAAKDCTIIKWSVETGRKLHVIPRAKKGAQGQPAGHSSHVLCMAISSDGKYLVRLGWPVGGWEIWVCGVCRWPLLSFPQASGDRSKLILIWEAQSCQHLYTFTGHRDAVSGLAFRKGTHQLYSTSHDRSVKVWNAAENSYVETLFGHQDAVAALDALSRECCVTAGGRDGTVRVWKIPEESQLVFYGHQGSIDCIHLINEEHMVSGADDGSVALWGLSKKRPLALQREAHGLHGEPGLEQPFWVSSVAALLNTDLVATGSHNARVRLWQCGEGFRQLDPLCDIPLVGFINSLKFSSAGDFLVAGVGQEHRLGRWWRIKEARNSVCIIPLRRLPVSPVAGS
- the Rrp9 gene encoding U3 small nucleolar RNA-interacting protein 2 isoform X3 — encoded protein: MNEEISSDSESESLAPRKTEEEEEEELEETAQEKKLRLAKLYLEQLRQQEEEKAEARAFEEDQVAGRLKEDVLEQRGRLQKSVAKEIQAPAPTDIRVLRGHQLSITCLVITPDDLAIFSAAKDCTIIKWSVETGRKLHVIPRAKKGAQGQPAGHSSHVLCMAISSDGKYLASGDRSKLILIWEAQSCQHLYTFTGHRDAVSGLAFRKGTHQLYSTSHDRSVKVWNAAENSYVETLFGHQDAVAALDALSRECCVTAGGRDGTVRVWKIPEESQLVFYGHQGSIDCIHLINEEHMVSGADDGSVALWGLSKKRPLALQREAHGLHGEPGLEQPFWVSSVAALLNTDLVATGSHNARVRLWQCGEGFRQLDPLCDIPLVGFINSLKFSSAGDFLVAGVGQEHRLGRWWRIKEARNSVCIIPLRRLPVSPVAGS
- the Rrp9 gene encoding U3 small nucleolar RNA-interacting protein 2 isoform X2 → MSTAVATRKRAKPAPGPGAAPVAGKRRRKVDSAADRGKPKGGGRMNEEISSDSESESLAPRKTEEEEEEELEETAQEKKLRLAKLYLEQLRQQEEEKAEARAFEEDQVAGRLKEDVLEQRGRLQKSVAKEIQAPAPTDIRVLRGHQLSITCLVITPDDLAIFSAAKDCTIIKWSVETGRKLHVIPRAKKGAQGQPAGHSSHVLCMAISSDGKYLASGDRSKLILIWEAQSCQHLYTFTGHRDAVSGLAFRKGTHQLYSTSHDRSVKVWNAAENSYVETLFGHQDAVAALDALSRECCVTAGGRDGTVRVWKIPEESQLVFYGHQGSIDCIHLINEEHMVSGADDGSVALWGLSKKRPLALQREAHGLHGEPGLEQPFWVSSVAALLNTDLVATGSHNARVRLWQCGEGFRQLDPLCDIPLVGFINSLKFSSAGDFLVAGVGQEHRLGRWWRIKEARNSVCIIPLRRLPVSPVAGS